In Oceanispirochaeta sp. M1, the sequence AGTACCTGAGAACTCTCTCACTCATCGTCGGACGGCTTAAAAACGAAGAAATAATTAAATCACTGTTTCAGGTCACATCTGCAAATGAGATTCTTCCCATTTTTATTGGAGAAGAATAATGTTTCAGCAATTCATAAATGAATATTTTGTCATAGACCATCTCAATATCATTTTTTTACTGGGAATCATACTTTTCGGAGGCACATGGGTAGGCCGGTTTTTTCAGAAACTGAAAATACCTCAGGTAGTCGGCTATATCTGTCTGGGTGTCATACTGGGAAAAACCGGTTTTAACTTCATTGATGATAGCACCCTGTCAACTCTGCAGCCCTTCAATTTCTTTGCATTGGGACTGATCGGTTTTATGATCGGTGGAGAGCTGAAAACAAAAACCCTTAAGAAATATGGAAAACAATTCTCTCTTATCCTGATTATGGAAGCCTTCGGAGCCTTTATCATTGTGAGCATTGCCATGACCTTTTTCGGAATCATGCTGTTTAAGGATTCAAAACTGGGACTGGCATTCGGACTTCTCATGGGAGCCATCTCATCGGCAACAGCTCCGGCGGCCACAACTGATGTTCTTTGGGAAAATAAGACAAAGGGACCTCTGACAACCATAATTCTCGGCATTGTTGCCATGGATGATGCAATTGCTCTTCTTCTTTTTGCCATGGCCACCAGCCTGGCCGGACTGCTTATGGGTCAGGCCGATACAAGCATAAGCTACAGCGTCCTTGTATTTGTCTGGGAAATAGGAGCGGCTATTGTTCTGGGATTTACTGCGGGCATGGTGATAAGACAGGTATTCAAATCCTTTATTGATGATGACAGAATCCTGGCTTTTTCAATCGGAGCAATCCTTCTTCTTATAGGATGTGCACAGCTCCTGCAGGTGGATATCATCCTCACAACCATGAGTATGGGCTTTTTTATTACAAACAGGGCTCCTCTGAAGAGTAAAAGAACATTTCATGTGGTTGAAAAGTTCACTCCCCCTGTGTACATCCTGTTTTTCGTCCTTGTAGGGGCCAAACTGGACATATCAGGGCTGACAAAAACAACAATTGCC encodes:
- a CDS encoding cation:proton antiporter, whose amino-acid sequence is MFQQFINEYFVIDHLNIIFLLGIILFGGTWVGRFFQKLKIPQVVGYICLGVILGKTGFNFIDDSTLSTLQPFNFFALGLIGFMIGGELKTKTLKKYGKQFSLILIMEAFGAFIIVSIAMTFFGIMLFKDSKLGLAFGLLMGAISSATAPAATTDVLWENKTKGPLTTIILGIVAMDDAIALLLFAMATSLAGLLMGQADTSISYSVLVFVWEIGAAIVLGFTAGMVIRQVFKSFIDDDRILAFSIGAILLLIGCAQLLQVDIILTTMSMGFFITNRAPLKSKRTFHVVEKFTPPVYILFFVLVGAKLDISGLTKTTIALALVYIVARIIGKALGAVTGARLSGAPSTVQKYLPFCLLSQAGVAIGLSIVASQTFDGVLGDTIVLVITATTFVVQLVGPSMVKYAVDKSGEAGLNISESDLIQQSKVRDIADKAIPVIREGESVNNILKIFAERDNFYYPVVNKDDLLTGIISIEKLKDTFISSYSTDLLVAHDIMDKVNYTCRMDTEASEIYSIFKKSNIPSIPIVNMEGKVEGIVEYRRIQQLISHRLAELQLKATEMEAS